The genomic region CAGTCGATAGCTTAAACATTTTAATCTCAACATTGTCTCAATTTTGTCATCAAGCTCACCATCTGTTAGGCTGGTCAAGTCGTGATCCCTGTCGCACTCCCTTTTCTCTTTCTCGCTCTCTTCACCCATAATGTGTGGCTCCGTAACCAAATCTTTGCATTCTTCAAGGCAGCCAGACTTCAAATGGATCCCCGCCAttacagtatcaaaaaattcaatctctGTGAGGTCTCTCCTGCGTTTTTTCTCATCTAGATTCTTCTGAAGATAAAGGTAGAGCTTGTGAATCGCATCAGGCGATTGCCAGCTCATTAAACCTATTAATCTCAAAATTCTTTTGATTTTGTCATCAAGCTCACCATCTGTAAGGCTGCTCAAGTCGTGGTCCCTGTCGCACTCCCTTTGCTCTTTGCTGCTCTCTTTCGCCCCAATGTGTAGCTCTCTAACCTCATCTTTGCATCCTTCAAGGTACCCAGACTTCAAATGGAGCCCCGCTGCTACATTACCAAAAAAACCAACCTTTGCGAGGCCTTGCTTGCGTTTTCTCTCATCTAGCCTGCGTTTTCTCTCATCTAGATTCTTCTGAAGATAAAGGCAGAGCTTGTGACCGGTATCAAACAATTGAAAGCTCTTTAAACCTTTTAATCTGAAAATCCTCTTGATTCTATCATCAAGCTCACCATCTGTTAGGTTGGTCAAGTCATGGTCCCTGTCGCGCTCCCTTTGCTCTTTGTCGCTCTCTTTCGCCACAATGTGTTGCTCCCTAGCCTCATCTTTGCATCCTTCAAGGCACCCAGACTTCAAATGGAGCCTCGCCACCACATTACCAAAAGATCTAACCTTTGCGAGGTCTTGCCTGCGTTTTCTCTCATCTAGATTCTTCTGAAGAAAAAGGCGGAGCTTGTGACCGCTATCATTTAGCTTGTGGCCGCTATCGAGCAAATGACAGCTCTTTAAACCTATtaatctgaaaattctcttgattctGTCATCAAGCTCGCCATCTGTTAGGCTGGTCAAGTCATGGTCCCTGTCGCGCTCCCTTTGCTCTTTGTCGCTCTCTTTCGCCACAATTTGCAGCTCCATAACATCAACTTTGCTTCTTCAAAACACCCGACTTCAAATGGAGCCCCAACATTACATTACCCATAAAACCCTAAACTAATCCTACAGAGGCACCATTAGATTGTCTATGGGGTTGATCATCTTTACAGGCAATTATGGGCTCGGCAGATTTGTTCAAGCTCCTCTTAGAAATTTGTCTTTTTCTGATAGAACAGAAAATTGTGCCTAAAAGAATCTGAGATCAAACTGCTCTGTTTAATGCACAGAGCCGTGGAGCCAAATTGGGTGAGGAAGAAAATGGTCTGTCAATATTAATCTGAATGGTTTTATCGGTAAAGATTTTGAAAAAGACATTGTACATCTCCCGCTCAATCGGTAAAGATTTTGAAAAAGACATTGTACATCTCCCGCTCAATTATTCGGAGAGCAATATTTTAAGTATAGTAAACACCGAAGAATTCAGTGAATAAATTTATTTGTAAGATTTTTAGTCTGATGGTCTAGAGGAACTACTAGACCAACTCTATTGGTATCAATAAAATGTAATTATTAGAGATATTTGTGTTTAAGTATTGGATTAGTTATGCAAATTTGTAGTGGTCAAAGTCAATGGTTAACAAGATAATAGAGAATATGTATCAAAGATTAACTTAAAATGACCCCTTACTATCCATAAGCCAAAATAATAGCTATAAGCATTTAAGTCACAtgcaaagaaaaccaaaaaaaaataatcaGAATTTGATGTACCATTTAGGAGCTTAGGGCAAgtgaagttagctataacaactaTTGATGCCCTTTCCTTATATTTTGTATCAATTGTTTAACCCGCAACTAAATTTTCCTACAAATATCTTGTCTCAAGCTCAAGAACCTAGGAGCTCCAAAAGTCTCATATATTCATGTCTATTTTTCTTTTATTGTGAATAGATTGAAGCAACAATCGGAGGGAGATCACTATTTCTTCCTCTCATTTTTAAAAAACCATCATTTCAAATGTCTTATCAATTCAATTCTGAGTATCCTTAGATTTCAATGTAAGTACAAATTTGATAGTTTCAACCAAAtattagtgtagcgtcctaaaattgcgacacttgcaatttcgactgcatttgggtcttcacgatggcggtgcaacgttgaacctgaatggagaccctgaaacctgtttacgacaccaaaaactgcatttttctgcaccctggcctgatccctccttgcaccctgctgtcccgggaggtgggaccatggcgcccagcgccctggtccttcaggactagggcgcccagcgccctggtcccccaggaccatggcgcccaatgccctggtccctggccctattttgggcccggtctcttttgggcatcgggtctttaagtttgcaattcgggaaataatgtttcctggtcggcctaaggtcggaaaaatcagtctatcaaccctaattgacaagtatataaactacttttcctctcctagaaaggaaggaagaaaataagcaagaacaagacgcggaagcgatattcaaacattcaagcattcaagcattcaagcattccttcaagcaattgagcattctaagtctccattcaaagctaagtgttgcattcaagacaaggattcaaccattgaagaggagatcacatacaacatacaacatactacatacattacaccttcgcatgtaagaatacaaacattcttacaacaaggtatcagtacttgtttacattacaaacatttacatttacagcattctcatttcttggttaattccaaaaccggggtttgacctaaaggcaaacccctaatccctaaccccccaatcgtcctctcttttctgtgtgtaggttgcaggtacgcggctgtaattgaagatctggaatccttgtgcagagacgaacagatcccccttcgtttcgcagatttttcggaggaccgtgtgcacgtcgggcaccatcgtcccgtcaactttcgctcaaatttgcagaacagcaccgtctcgacattttactgctaattccaggtccgcagcttcatcccgtatccctatctctgtttataagcgaatctttcctactttacatgcattcctagttcaatctttctatctacattctttacaaaagagggtatccttgctatcataacccttgaaactcatttagaatccaatcttgcattgcgtgggattggatattgtgggtttcaacccctcttttgaatgtaaagtctctcctaagtgaaaatcatcaaccctagtgactctcccttctctctccttggagttggggaggggagaacaactagggttcgatttttccgctttacaattagaTTGTTGGTTTAGTTTGTTTTAAAATGAATTTTTCTCAACTTGCAAATGTATTTATAGCTATTGAAAATGTATCTATGTATTTTGTTGTAGATCACTATCAAAGCTCCCTATAAATACAATTagcatatatataattaataataatatatataatacatCAAGAGGTATCATTCTTGAGATGCATAATGTATTTTTATgagaaaatttgataaaaaaatgtctccaaaagaatatcttttgacatattttatatatattattattaaatatatgtatgctagtaaaatagattaatatatatttatatagtatTATTTCATtatactagcatacctatatttaaaaaactTAGGTAAGATACGTTGAAAGATGTCCATTTTAAAAAGAGTGTTGGACCTTCTAGACAACCATGCATGTAAAAAAAACCCACACAATGAAAAAACTAGgaaaacaaatatttatttgagccattaaaatgcaagaaagctTCCAGCATAGCACTGAAATGATTTGTGAAAAAACTAACACATTGGAAGAAAGCTTCAAGCACATATAAAATTTAATTGtcccttaaaattttgaaaataaaaatatggtAGGAAGGAAATGACAAACTATGGAACCATTAGTTGGAAATtcaatggttagaagacaatgtccaattattaaaaaaaaaaaacatctcttAAATCCATGCaaacaatattttaataaaaaaaatagctTAAGGATGGAGGTTTCATaattagaaaaaaatttaaaaaattgttatgaaattaTTTATAcagttttttatttaaataataaatgtttagaagtcaaacaatcaaaaacaaatttgaagattaCAATTACAATTTTTAGATAGGATTGTCTAGTAAaatatgaagttttttttttttttttcatattttcattCGATGACCACCATGATGAAAGTTCTATTGTTCAATTTAAGTTGTTGGCATGTTATAATTTTCATGAGAGTCAAAATCATATAGATTAAAAGTCATTTACAAACATAGTAGTGATGAACCCCATTTTTAGACCTTTTATTTCAAACTTTAAGTTGATTCAAACCTTTGATATGTTTTGAAAGACGTGATCTTTTTTGTTTAAGTCTATTTTAGATGCTAAACTTGTTTTCAAACCTATGATGACTAAGCCTTCTCTATGAATGATATAAATATAGTCATTTACAAGCATAGTAGTGATGAACCCCATTTTTAGACCTTTTATTTCAAACTTTAAGTTGATTCAAACCTTTGATATGTTTTGAAAGACGTGATCTTTTTTGTTTAAGTCTATTTTAGATGCTAAATTTGTTTTCAAACCTATGATGACTAAGCCTTCTCTATGAAtgatataaatatattaatgattATATAAATGATGTGAATAATGTTATTTTGAGTATTACTAGATATGCAAAGAATTTTTGTATGTTAACCCTTGTGAATGTAATCATTAAGAAGGCATTTGGGTCTATAGAAGGATGAATTATTGTAGCTACATCCAACATAGAAGATTGATGAGAAGTTATTGCAGCAGACAATGGAAGAAGTCAAGAGCACTACCAGATGTCCAAGACCGGTGGAAGACTCCCAGTTCAATTGGGAAATAGTTATCTACCTCATTTGCTCTCCATGTCCGTTGTTGGAGCAGAGATAGGAAAAAATGGGATAGATTTGTTATTTCAGATAGAGTCTTGTTTCATTTCAACTCTTTGTCACCAAGTTTTAAGCTTTCAATAAAAACCATCCTCCTAGTTGTTAGGAG from Cryptomeria japonica chromosome 3, Sugi_1.0, whole genome shotgun sequence harbors:
- the LOC131035092 gene encoding uncharacterized protein LOC131035092; this encodes MELQIVAKESDKEQRERDRDHDLTSLTDGELDDRIKRIFRLIGLKSCHLLDSGHKLNDSGHKLRLFLQKNLDERKRRQDLAKVRSFGNVVARLHLKSGCLEGCKDEAREQHIVAKESDKEQRERDRDHDLTNLTDGELDDRIKRIFRLKGLKSFQLFDTGHKLCLYLQKNLDERKRRLDERKRKQGLAKVGFFGNVAAGLHLKSGYLEGCKDEVRELHIGAKESSKEQRECDRDHDLSSLTDGELDDKIKRILRLIGLMSWQSPDAIHKLYLYLQKNLDEKKRRRDLTEIEFFDTVMAGIHLKSGCLEECKDLVTEPHIMGEESEKEKRECDRDHDLTSLTDGELDDKIETMLRLKCLSYRLPDRGHKLCLYLEKHLDEKKRRKEVAKVSLILEIPEDRFLILLKEGLTTVYKEEAKRAHFDFLLQGRNNLNEKEMDVLKDYMKSHNMMKLDKKRKAEPTGKERYEPVIKDPDASNLPDPLIGTYDIDQHEASSKRCCWE